One Actinomyces marmotae DNA window includes the following coding sequences:
- a CDS encoding DUF3566 domain-containing protein, which yields MSQPDAAQPMNASIATNPPAVGAANPGKGGKQSALGSPRRVRLVVNRIDPWSVLKVSLLLNVAIGIMMVVGAAVVWFMLDSLHVFSQIQDLVSSVVETNSNAFTGVVEYMKFSRAISLSTIIAVVNLILSTALCTLAALLYNIIASLVGGIHLTLADD from the coding sequence ATGAGCCAGCCCGACGCCGCCCAGCCCATGAACGCATCCATCGCGACGAACCCGCCCGCGGTCGGCGCGGCCAACCCCGGTAAGGGCGGTAAGCAGTCCGCGCTGGGTAGCCCGCGCCGCGTGCGGCTCGTGGTCAACCGAATCGACCCCTGGTCCGTCCTCAAGGTGTCACTGCTGCTCAACGTGGCGATCGGCATCATGATGGTGGTCGGCGCGGCCGTCGTGTGGTTCATGCTCGACTCGCTGCACGTGTTCTCCCAGATCCAGGACCTCGTGAGTTCGGTGGTGGAGACCAACTCCAACGCCTTCACCGGCGTCGTGGAGTACATGAAGTTCTCGCGGGCCATCTCGCTGTCCACGATCATCGCGGTCGTCAATCTCATCCTGAGCACCGCCTTGTGCACGCTCGCGGCCCTGTTGTACAACATCATCGCCTCTCTCGTGGGCGGGATTCATCTCACACTGGCGGATGACTGA